The stretch of DNA AAGCCGAGAATGTTCGAGTTGTTCAAGTTGGGTGTGGCGCCGATATTGCCGGTCTCTTGCAATCCCAGATCCCAGAAATTCATCAGCATCCAGCCGCCCGAGACAGCCATCCGTGGCAACAGCCACCAGGTGGCGCCCAGTTCTATCTCGGCCACGGGGATGATTCGCGAGTTCCGGTCAACCAACACAGTGGTTTGCGGAATGCTCACGTCACTCACCGTGCTGATGACATTCTGATAGACGTTGCCCACCATCAACGAGCCCGAGCCTCGGGCATAGACACTGATGCGACCGCGATCGCCAAAATACTTGCGTCCCTGTAAACCCATGCGCGGCCCGAAGCCGGCAAATTTGTTCGAGGCGCTGGATTGCGAGAGAAAACCAGTGCCCGACGCCGCATCCGTTACCGTCGAACTGATGTTGTGATTGATATAGGCAGCGCGCAGGCCCGCGAACCAGCGCAGGTCCCACGGATGGCAACGCGGCCCGCAGCGATCGTTGCAGGCTCCCATGAAGTAGAAGGGTCGGACAAAGTCCAGATCCCACACATTCACGCCCAGGTTGAAGTGCGTCGCCACCGAGTCTCCCGGATTGGGCGTGGTGTTGCACAAGAAGTCGCAAAACTGCGTGTTCGCCGTGGCCGTACCGCCCAGACTGTCGGTGCCATTGTAGTTCAGATACGTAAACCGAATTTCGTCACCGCAGGCGCAATTGCGAAAGCCCAAATAGGCGCGAAATGCTCCCTGGTAGCCGGGATTGAAATTGATCAAGTTCTCGGTTTTGGTCGTCGCGTTGCCATTCTGCGTGGTGATCGTCTCGGTCATGCCGGTGGCCTGGCTGAAGTGCGATCGCAGCATCAGCCCCTCCGCGCCGGCGATCATGGCCCACTTCCGGCCTGGCAGCGAGTACGGCGCAAATTCTTCATCACCATTGAACATTGACCCGCCCATGCCACCATCGTCAGCAAAGACCGAAGGACCATCTCCGTAGTCCATCGGCTCGGGCGTGGGCACCATTTCGCCGTCCATGTCTCCGGCAACGCTGGACTCCATAGCTCCCAGCCCGACCAGCGAGCTTCCGCCATGGCGCGATGATGGCTGGACGTCCGAACTCGAATCATCCAGGAATGCCCCTTGAGGCATCACTTCGTATCGTCGCGGCGCAAAGTTCCGCGGCCCGGCGGGCTCGCTACCGGTTACGAACCAGCCGCCTCCCTTGCGCGTGACGCGGGCCGGGTGATATCCGGAGTCGGCTTCATTGATGGGCGGTCCCCCCTCAGATGCAACCTCCTGAGGATCATGAATGACTTGTGCCGAGGACCTGCTGGGCGTGCCATTGGCGCGCGCCATCCTGGCTGGCGTGCCAGGGGGCGCGGCGGAGACCGTTGGCCCCGAACTGACAATTCTTCGGCCGGCCATCTGCGGCGCCGGCTGATA from Pirellulales bacterium encodes:
- a CDS encoding Lpg1974 family pore-forming outer membrane protein, with product SADEPFLVIPKGPGPVPSKSQSAPGTHAKASVEDSSATSKTFFGAKTKPLPKLDANVVQVSAADESPSAAPAKGAPSKATPEVSVDPQFESFETPPPFDSADAGYHPARVPRKGGPWHIRGSEPAGPRNFNQPRYGGAPPEALFNGPQPGYQPAPQMAGRRIVSSGPTVSAAPPGTPARMARANGTPSRSSAQVIHDPQEVASEGGPPINEADSGYHPARVTRKGGGWFVTGSEPAGPRNFAPRRYEVMPQGAFLDDSSSDVQPSSRHGGSSLVGLGAMESSVAGDMDGEMVPTPEPMDYGDGPSVFADDGGMGGSMFNGDEEFAPYSLPGRKWAMIAGAEGLMLRSHFSQATGMTETITTQNGNATTKTENLINFNPGYQGAFRAYLGFRNCACGDEIRFTYLNYNGTDSLGGTATANTQFCDFLCNTTPNPGDSVATHFNLGVNVWDLDFVRPFYFMGACNDRCGPRCHPWDLRWFAGLRAAYINHNISSTVTDAASGTGFLSQSSASNKFAGFGPRMGLQGRKYFGDRGRISVYARGSGSLMVGNVYQNVISTVSDVSIPQTTVLVDRNSRIIPVAEIELGATWWLLPRMAVSGGWMLMNFWDLGLQETGNIGATPNLNNSNILGFDGFFVRSEIVF